A region of the Salvia splendens isolate huo1 chromosome 11, SspV2, whole genome shotgun sequence genome:
gtttgccctcttcttcttctttcccttagccatcTTGGCCGCTCATGAGTTCGGTACCGTCCTTTTTCCTGTGCTAGGTTGAAGCCAAAGGAACGAGGCGccaaagtcatcatggccgccttagcctgagccataaggtcctctgccgactgtagttcagtcaacaattctgccaaggtgtaattccttttgttcatcccGAAATTGAGCTTgcactgctggaagctagggggaagactttgaaggatgatagttacttgggactcgggatcgatcgtccctcccaaaacctcaatctggttgaagtggcccatcatctcgagaaCATGGTCCCTCAAAGACGAGCCtttcttcattgtcttcgacatgatactccgaaaggcttgagacttagccattcgattctgagtaccaaaaagattcttaaGATtttgcatgatctcggcggctgtttccatggctgaatgctgatgcttgagcactgatgacatagatgccaacatatagcacttagccatctaattcgccttatgccaccgtctgtgcgCATCTCTGACTCTTACCGCAGCATTAGccggcggcactggaggtcgctgggttgtgagtacaaagatgtactcatctgctgtaagaacgatgtccaagttttgtttccattctatgtaattttggccctcgagcttgttttctttaagaattgcagaaagaggattgaatgacatcttgacgatttgatttgtaCTACAAAATAGAgtttttactatttgtcataaacttatgtaagatgtttgatagattaaccataaaactttttaaaatcttacaactttactggtcacaataccgacgaatagcccagagaccacataatggcatggtCGCCTAATGTttcctaagcaagaccatcgaatttagcattacagagtctcatttctacaacacactcccataacaatgcttatgtgctgctaacaagatcaagctatctcataaatcctatgtgaacttctgaatcttgcagtttcttaggattattgtccgcACAttatgggtggcgataatattggaaaccacattctagttcatactgtttattttttagaagcccgccctcatgaactcgctatttcttaggattattgtccccacattaTGGGTGGCGACAATATtggaaaaaagcttcataaattgcagaccaattgatggagaccatatacaaacgttgagttcgtaattatagcttagatatttgggttatggtttttctttaattatcctaagccttgaggcagattaaggcttaattaaattctggtGGTATTTAAATTTACTGGATAAATAAATCTTCTATTTTTAtcggtatcttcctttaggaaactattgtggaatttaattcttatacatgtctactataagatatatctaaaataagtAAGtgatttaattcttaataagacacgaaaaattaaaatcaaattatttccttgttcaagatcAGGAAGAgaagttttattatttaatgtattcatacatatctatcctaattaggattctagatgtataaatattaggaaactattaaattattcttgtccatatcatcatagaataaaataatattatttatttccatagatatatataacaataaaaatattcccaaaatctagggaaatcttcccaaaagattttatttccattaaataataaataatattttaatcatatcttttaattaaaaaattaaataatcattaaaataatctttcatcgttatctcatcacATGAGGTTCgtacgaacgatgaacgacgaagatccgacgagttcgtcgtcggatcaTGACGCATCGAGCCTGACCACTCCTCGGACAGGTGCACGCGCGCATGGGGCTGCTACTCTCGGCCCGTCAGTCCCTACTGCTCGTCGTCTCAGCACGTCGGGTGACGCGGCTGCTCGGCCAACAGCGTGCACGATAGTGCCGCTGCTCTCGGTCGGTGTTCGTCGCCCGTCTTGGCACACCAAAACCCAAAACTCTCACTACCTAGGTCAGCTGCGCGCACGAAGGCGCGTCCCTCTCGGCCAGCTGCTGGAGCCTCGTCTCGGCGACCTTCCACCTTGGGTTCGGGGCATGCTGGCTCAACGTCTCGGCAGCTCACCGAGCAGCCACCACGCCACGCCTCTGCACGCGCCGTCAATGCTGTTCCGGAATCTGCATAGGGCTTCCGCAGTCTAGGTCGGTGGTGCGCATGAGCCCtcgctcgtctgcgcgtcgccccacGATCATCGCCCTTTGCTCCCACTGTGTCGACATTCCTATCCCGATCGCACGTGTAGTACGATtgaaaaattcaagttctttgattcgatagttcttgagttcatcatgcatagtaaataaacaaaacaccaaaaacattctTCTCAATCAattaatacatgcatacatgaatttcacgaaatttaaatccaaataatcagagccaaagactggctctgataccaattaaaggggttggtagcggaagcatgcgtttctaacggatcacataaaactgatatatttagcaaattatttagatacactctattcgcgtaattatcacatgtatcatgctcataacttgaattttaaacaggctttagcacaaataatccctaaaacatgcttgctatggagttagccaatttacctcgttgattcacctaagaatcgaagatggcttgcgtcttctccacgtgaagatcttgggtactcgacctcggatcttttgactggtgtcccggactgtaaactgatatttgtgtgggcaaatctcaccagtgtactaggacttaaataaagaagacggaatcCTGCTCACGGATGGAAAGCAAATTTCGTTTCTCTCTCTATGATGAggaggacgaaaattttgtgtaTGCACAAGTtaattttctgtctcctttattcttctatttatattaagtcgcatattgggcctagtcagggatttaaggaagaatttggatatggcctcacccaattagctttttactaagtaaattgaacccataatttaatacaagcttatatttgaatattacaagcagccactacagaagtaatattacactgcctttccaaatccgaaattacaagtattccgggtttccttttaatgtgtgtaatttatttccaGCGCTTAAGAttgaaacatccattaattaattaatgtcagctatggacttaattaatttatatattttaatctccaagagtggacttagcaagaaactcttatttatgattcatagagtaatcatactccaactagctaggttccgaataataaaaccttgtttcgagctcctcttgtggatgttatcaaacgagactcacctcgcgcacgattcaacataatagcaatcataGTATCGCTAGATattgatcgccactacccaatataccaggatcgttgggtggcgaaaaacccgcacctattggtaagtcaaagtagtagatactcaatatagtatgctcaatgctaacgtacattgattaagaaattaattgtcaagacctcgtctttcactagatagcataaagactcgtcttgctgtttagatccaattcagtgctataccacaccaacgtcattttatttcaataaggcttagaaataatcggactaacattgcaacctatcaggataggtagtctaggcctatctaggttgtgaaattcttattttgtttttggttcagaactgaccgtgttagcTTAAATTGGaagacgcccacaaccggtctactaaaacaaagacttagactttgttacgtttgcttatacatttaaatatgcaataaacatccattaaatgtaaaacataataacattatgacaaaaataatctgttgcattcattggaaaataataattagagttttacagtattcaatcactcgaaaggtgatttctagtatacaaaccctaacattACTAACACAGAATGGACACACACCTAGATTGGGTCGACATGCTTCGTTCAAATGACACACTATTCTACCAACTAACCTTCAAATAATCAAGTTATGATTCGACATGCTTCGCTACGTTGATTCAGATGATTAACAGGTTCAAAAGGTAAACATAGATAAGTCAAGCCATGCTTATGTTCAAATATTCCACACTACTCCCCGCCTCTCACTTTATCTTCGTTTGCCCTCAAGCTAACACGATAAAGTGTAAAAGAGTAGTAAGTGTTGCACTTTTTTTTAAACATACAAAACCaaatcaacaaacacaaacttctcacacttagaacaaacatcgggctaagtgggagaagacatcAACACTGaccaaagaaaacacataaacacaGACAAACTTTTCACACTTAGACTGGGCACTAGGCTAAGTGTGGTGATGATAAACAAGAAAAACAGACACACATATGGACAGAAAagtaaaaacataaatttaaaaatacttgGTCGTGGGGGGGATAGTCATTTCCTTGGCTGATCCCTTCTGGAGTCAGCTGCTCTGGGGTGTGGTTCATCTCTCCAAGTTGGTCTTCTGCTGCTTTCGCTAGGGGCTGTAGGTTGGTCTCTTCCAGCTGGTCTTCTGCTGCCCGCACCTGGGGCTGTAAGTTAGTCTCTTCCAGCTGGTCTCCTACTGCTTGCGCCTGGGGCTGTAGGTTGGGGAGCCCTTTCTCGCTGCAGAACTATTTCTCTGGCCATCAGGGAGACCATCTCTCGCACAGCGAAGACCGTTGTCCTAACATCCTCATTGTATTTCATTTGTATCTCCTTCTGGGTCGTCTGCAACTGCGTCTGGGCATAAGAGCTCAGAGCTATCCTCTCTGTCAGCCCTTCCATTCTGGCTCTCCAATCGTCCAGGTGTCCCACGAGTTCCACGAGGCTAGCATGACCAGGAGACACCGTAGGAGTAGCAGACGTAGCAGGTGCAGCAACGTCGTTCTGTGTTTCtgtctctttttccttttcaGCTACAACCACCTCCATCTACTTCGTCTTGGTTCTTTTCTTCACAACCCCCTCGGACTGCGAGCCTGGCTTGATTACCTGATAGAAACGCAATCTGCGAGCCTGGCTTGATTACATTCGTGAAGAATTTTTCACCAAACAGCTCCGGATTAGGGTAGTAAGACAGCCTAGGTATCCTCTCTATTACGGTCATATGCAGGGTGAGTTGGTCCAGCCGCTTTCCAGCCACATATCCAGACGCTTTCACAAAAATAGCCCCTAATACATGAAAGCAATTTAAATTGCGTGAAGCGCGGCTGGAGATCGACTGACATGTCCTAGCAATCCAATATCCCAAATGGACCTTCCTCTTCTTCAACATACACCACATAAAGTATAATTATGATTATGTGACGGAGGCGGCAGTGTTGGCTTGGGCCAACAGATTTGCGCCTACAAATACTTGGGCTAATCGGAGGATGGGGTATTTGATATAGTCGGCTCTGGATGTTGTTGGTTGATAAGCTTCAGTGCCCCTTGGAACCATCTCTTCCCAAGCGGCTTGTTTGTTGAAATCTGGGATTTCCTTTGGAGCACCGACGTCACTCTCAAAACATTCAACTTCTTGGTCTGCAGTGTACAGGCCAAGTCGTACCGACCACTCCCTGATACTCATCCTCATTTCTCTCGTAAAAAACCTGAAACTGATAGATTCAGCCCCCACATCTATCGTGTATGTGAAACAGAACGAAGTGAAGAACTTCTGGGCCAACTCTATTGGCATTCTCGGCATGCGCAGACCCAAAAGCCAATCATATCCTATTCCCGTGATGTAGTGCATGAACTCCTGTACTCCTTCAAACTTTTCCAGGGTGAGTTGGTCCAGCCGTTTTCCAGACCTTTCTTTCTTGCTCGACCCCACCCTTGCTGCACATTCATCCGTTGTTTGGGAGTCGTCGAATGTGATCATTCGCCCTAGCAACTCGTTGTCCAGACGGACACGTATCTTTTCAAACTGTATCCTGGCCATCTCCGGTCTTGGCTCAGAAGCACTCCTCGCCCCATCATTTGTTCGCTTAGAACGACGCTCCATCCTCAGCGCCTCATCATCTTGTTCTTCAGACCTCCTTCTTCCATCTTGAATCACCACGGTTGTTGAGACCTGCCTTGGTTTCTTTTTTGCTCCctcctttctctttctctttctctttctctgtTGTCCACCTTAGCAAGTAGGTTGGGTTGCCCAGAACTGGGCAGTGCGTCTATTACTGTGAAGATAGCATCATCTTCTTCAGGTTCTTCATCAATTAGTAGCCTCCTTCTGCGACGTGATGCTCCAACAGCACCCCTTGCTGGACTATTCATATCCTCCCATGTTCTCTTTATAGGGGTTTTCTGTGGTTTTTCTTCTTGAGACTTCGTTCCTGAAGTCTCTTTTCTAGCTGACCTCCTCTGATAAGTACGGACGGCAGCAGCTCTTGCTTCAGCAGCCTCATCTCTGGGAAGCACCGTCTCAGTTTCCTCCTCTTCATCGGTCACAATCATCACTTCCCTACTCTCATGTGTTTCATCAGTACTTTTCTCAACCCTCTCAGTAGAGTTCTATCCATCAGTCCGGTCCCCATCCACTTCCATATCCATCTCAGTAGCCTCATAATTCCTTGTCGCCAAGTTTGCTGCGACTTCCTCAAGAGTGAGTAGTTGTTGCTCGACTTCCTCTATAGGTTCATTCACCGTTGTTGTTTCATCGGAATAGACTGTGCTTGAGTCTCCTCTGGTATTTTGGGATGGTGGGTCCCGCAACATTCTccacctcttcctcctcctctaaCGGCTCTCCCATCTCGTTCACGACCTTGGCTTCATCTTCGATGACGACGGTACCTTTATTGCGTTCTTTTTCTACAGTTACATCACCAGTTTCTGGCTAAAGGGTTTGTGCATTTTGTTGCGCGGCGGCAGGAGGTGTTGAGGCCGCTTTGAGTTGGGCCAAGAGTAAGGCGGGGTCCACGTTTGCGTTTAGCGACTGGATCATCTCCACCAATCGTTCTCTGGTCTGTGTGGGGTGGGAAGGGTAGTTGCTCTCAGAGGCGGCGGGTGTGGTAATGGTCGGAACCGCTCCTGACCTTCCAGTATCCCGCTACAGAGGCCTCGAACTAGTGGTGGCCTTGGTGGTGGGTGTGTCTCCTGAAGTCTTGGGTGTAGTTGTTTACGACACTAGGGTTTGAGTTTCACCGGAACCTGCAGAGAGAGAATGGCGATTAGAATTTAGGGGTAGTTGTTTGAGTGGAGTACGGGGGCGGTTCAAATAGACACCATTCGTATAGTGACTTTTCAGTTATTTCCTCCAAAAACTCTTCTCCTATTTTTTGCATTTACTGACGCGTGGAGGTCACCCTCCATAATACTCTACAAAAACTACTTAGCAAAGGTGGGAGTTTCGTTTTAACCGGATCAAGGGAGTTCCGTCAAATGGAGCTCTTCAGATTTTATCATTCCTTTCCCACGACATGATCCAATCAATTGTACGCTCCCgataatatttttttggaaGATTTTGGAAATGAGAAGGATTTAAAAAGATATGTACATATTTACACAAACCCAAATGCCTTGACAGTTCACTTGATCCATCTAAATCATGAGTCACTTATCAAGTGGACCATTCAAGACATTTTCCATCAAACCAGTTTAGGCAATAACAACGGGTATGcacagtggaatttcttccactttGCATGCCTTTGAGTTTTCCCTAAAGGGTTTCATGCGGTGACCATTAACCATAAAGGGATCAGAGTTTGGGTCACTTCCCTGAAGCTCCACCGCTCCATTCGCTCTTAGGGCGACAATAGTGTAAGGTCCAGTCCACTTCGACTTCAACTTTCTGGGCATCAACTTCAGTCTtgattggaataggagaactcTCTGTCCCACATGCAGCTCCTTCACCCTCAGGTTTTTATCGTGCCAGAGtttggtcttttccttgtaccacatggttGCGTCATACGATTCCAGTCTGAGTTCCTCCAATTTCTACAACTGGAGCTTCCTTTCCTCAGCGTAAACTTGGGGTTGCATATTTACCTCATTGACCGCCCAGTAGGCTCTGTGTTCGATACCCACCGGAaggtggcacatttttccgaagACCAATCTGTATGGCGACATCCAGCCTCTTGAAGGGCTCACTGTTGTCTCCAGAATGCTCTTAATCTCTCTGTTTGAAATTTATGTCTGACCATTACTCTGGGGGTGATACGGAGTGGACAGTCGGTGATGCACCCCGTACTTCTTCATTAAAGCTTCCACGGTGCGATTACAAAAGTGTGTCCCTTGGCCGGATATTATGGCTTGGGGGATTCCATATCTGCTGAATATAGTTGACTTTAGAAATCGGACCACCTCCATTGCATCACAAGTCACAGTCGCCTTGGCTTCAACCCATTTAGACACATAGTCACAGTCACCTTGGCTTCAACCCATTTGGACACATACCCCAGACATCAAAAATCTCGCACACCACCACTGgcacttgcggcatttcatctctcaAAGAGATTCCTCCAGTTAACTGGCAGCGGCTGCACTTCCTACAGAACTTGTAGGCGTCTTTATGTAGATTCGGCCAATAGAAACCGTTGTCCAAAACTTTCTGAGCTATTTTCTTTGGGCCGAAATGGCCTCACAAACAAGCGAATGGCAATGAACCAATATGTCCTCCTGGTCCCATTCATGGATGCATCGCCTGGAGACCTGATCAACTCTCATTTTCCATAGGTAtggatcgtcccaaaagtaatATTTGGCTTCACTCTTTATCTGTAGCCTTTGCGCTCTTGTCACTTCTAGTGTAGGCGGCAACTCCTTAGTCACCAAGTAATTAGCCAGATCTGGGAACCACGATGCAGCTTGCATCTTGCTCAGTTCACACACAAACTCCTCCGGATCAGTTGGGTTGTAAGTGTCGCCCAAAATGATCAAGACATCTGATCCTCCGATATAATACAAGTGCTCTTCTGGAAAAGCATCGGGGATGTCTTCTTTATCTTCTCCCTCTGTAATCCTACTTAgatggtcagccaccttgttctatGTTCCAGCCTTGTCTTTTTCTTCCCAGTTAAATTCATGCAATAGCAATACCCATCGGATCAACATTTGATTCGATTCCTTCTTCGCAAACAAATATTTTATCGCCGCATGATCAGTATACACGATAACCTTGGATCCCCACAGATACGGGCAAAATTTCTCGAAGGAATACACGATAGCGAACATCACCTTCTCCATTATATTATAGTTTTTTTGAGTCTGATTCAACGTTTtagacgcatagaaaatcacataGCATTTTCCTTCTATCCGTTGGCCCAAAACTGCCCCAACAGCGAAATCACTTGCatcacacatcacctcaaaggagTGATTCCAGTCTGGTGTTCTAATGATCGGATCTGAGACAAGTCGATCCTTTAAAAGCTGGAAAGTACGCTAACATGTCTCGTCGAAGACAAATTCCACATCATTCTTCAGGAGATGGGTTAATGGCTGCACAATTTTGGCAAAATCGTTaataaacctcctatagaacCCACCGTGGCCCAAGAAACCTCGCACTTCCTTCTGGTTTGTGGGAAAAGGCAGCTTAGTAGTAACATCCACTTTCGCCTTATCAACTTGTATTCTCCTTTCTGAGACGACGTGGCCTAGGACGATTCCCTCGAGTACCATAAAGTGGCGTTTTTCAAAATTCAGTACCAAGTtcttctcttgacatcttcttAACACCAGATCCAGATTGGCAAGGCAAGACTCGAAAGAATTCCCATAAACTgtgaagtcgtccatgaagatATCGATGCATTCTTCCAGCAAATCACAGAAGATGCTAATTATGCACCTTTGAAAAGTTCCTAGTGCATTACAAAGCCCGAAAGGTATTCTTCTATACACGTATGTACCGAAAGGGCATGTGAAAGTCGTCTTCTCTTGGTCATCGGGATCTACATATAtatgaaaatacccactatagcCATCCAGGAAGCAAAAGTATTGCTTACCTGCGCTTTcgagcatctggtcaatgaagggCAGTGGAAAATGATCCTTTCGTGTAGCCTTATATAGCTTCCGATAGTCAATACAATTCTCCAGCCGGTTACCAGTCTCGTAGGCACCAATTCATTTTTGTCGTTCTTCACTACCTGAATACCGGatttctttggtaccatatggacAGGACTGGCCCATTTGCTATCGGAATAGAATATATGATCCCTATGGCTAACAATTTCAGGACTTCCTttagcacttcttccctcatattgggattcaatttccGCTAATTCTCCCGGTGAGTCTTGGCACCCTCCTCCAGGCGGATGTGGTGCATACACAGATCTAAACTGATGTCCACCAAATCCGATAGAGTCCATCCCATTGGTTTCTGATTCTTCTTCAAAACCTCCAACAGTCTTTCTTCTTGCTCGTCGGACAACTGGTTGTTCACTATAACCTGTAGAGTCTCCTCCTCccctagataagcatacttcaATCCAGGAGGCAATGTCTTCAGTTCTATCTTGGGTGGGCTTGTCTCTTGAGGCAATGAGTTTTTCTCCATATTCTTCACGGCCAGTTCCCCAAAGTCGGGTAACTTCTCCAGACTCCTCAATTTTTCCAAGCTGTTCAGTTGGGCCAAACTACTTGAACCAGTCGACCCTAGCCTCTAGCAAAATCCCATAATAGCCTCATTAATTTCTTCATCTGTCAAGTCCTGTGTGATCAGCGCCTCGCACCACCCTTTTCAATGGAGTCACTCAACTCAGAAGCCTCAAGTTGTTCCTGTAGAAGCTCAATTTCTAGGAACTCCTGAACCAACAGGGTAATGACATCTAGAGAATGTAAATTCTCAATGTCTAATagcttcttcatggcttcatcaaTGTTGAATGTGAACTTCTCTTCATGATAGTCAAGGCAAATCGTGCCGTCACTGACATCAATTACAGTTTTTGCTGTCCTGAGAAACGGTCTTCCCAACAACACTCCACTTGATTCTCCAACCTCTGACTCATTCATACTAATCACGTTAAAGTCCGCCGGATAAAGGAAATTGTGCACCCTCACTATTACGTTTTCCAGAACTCCTTCGGGGTTTATGCATAATCTGTCTCCTAGTTGAATGAGTACCTTTGTATCCACCAGTCTGACACCAGTTAGTCTTTTGTATGCCGAAAAAGGCAGTACATTGATGGAAGCCCCCAGGTCACACAGAGCATGTTCAATACTCACGTCCCCAATGACGATCGGCAGGGTAAACTTCCCAGGGTCGGTTCGTTTTCTAGGAAGTCTCTTCTTCTGGATAACAGCGGACACACTTTCCCCAATCACTATCTTCCCGTCAGCTTTCCCCTTCCCAGCTatgaaatcctttataaatctgcTGAACGGGGGCAATTTCAATGCTTGTAAGAACGGTAGGTTGatctccagcttcccaaaaatctCCATAAAATTGGTGGGATCTTCTTTCTGCCTTTTGGGTTCTCCCCGATATGGGTAAGGTTTCGTATGCTTTACTGCATTGCTTGAACCTTCATTAGGGACTTCACCCTCATGCCTTATTCAGTCCTCGTTCAACTCTTCTGGCTCTTCATCAAGAGGCACTGGGTCAGCAAACTGAGGCAACGACTTCCTCACCTCATCCAGGGGGGCCTCTGTTTCAGCCTTCCCCTGGGTCAACTCTTCACTTTCTTCATCTGTCCTTCTCACGGGTTCGGCATAGTCCCTCCCTGATCTTAGAGTGATATTACTGATAATAGCTCTGTATGGCATCTTAACAGTGGCGGGGAGGTGACCATTATGCCCCCGTATCTCATTCAATGTGGTGGCCATCTGCGAGATCTGTTTGGTGAGCATGTCCATAGCCGCCTTGTGCTATTCCTGGGCATCTTGCAACTGGTGCATCACGTCATTGTTGGCCTGCATGTTTCTCTGAAGATGTTGTTGGGAGTTCAGTAAATCTCCGATCAGCTCTTCTGTGCTTTTAGATTGCTTGGTCGTTGGCTGGCTTGAGCTTGCTCCCTGTGGATTATTAGAAGAGGATCCTAACCAATGATGAAAGTTTACATGTGGTCCTTGACTTCCATGTTGTTGAGGCGGGGCGTTTGAATTCTGGTTTTGGAGCCTCATTGATGTGGTGGAACATAGGAGACCATCtgattgttctgatttcagTTTTGCCAGTGTGGCTGATTCTCATGTCCCCTACTGTTGTTCCAGTTATTCTGCCCTTCATGGTTGCGGTTTTGCCACTAGGAAGCGTGCGTAAaaatccgatcacatgaatttgatctatttagcagattattcagacaaattctattcgcacaattatcacatgtatgaTGCTCATAACTtcaattaaaacatgctttagcatataaaatccctaaaacatgcttactacgaaattagccaatttacctcgttgattcaatcaagaatcgatgatggcttactccgtctccacgtgaagatcttcaatacaagacctcggatcttctgactggtgtctcggactatacgctgatatttgtgtgggcacatctcaccaacgtactaggactcgaataatggaagacagaaactgctcaaggaggaggcacaaattttgaactctctctagagggggacgaaatttttatgtagaaaaaagtgttttctgtctcctctattctcctatttatattaagtcacaaattgggcccagtcagggatctaaggaagaattggatcaggcctcacccaattagctttttactaattaaattgaacccacaatttaatataagcttatattggaatattacaagcagccactacagaagtaatattgcactgcctttccaaatctgaaattacaagtattctgggtttccgttatttgcgttcaattcattttctgcccttaagatagaaacatccattaattaattaatgtctgctatggacttaattaatcaacatatttaatctccaagagtggacttaacaagaaactcttatttattattcatagagtgatcaaactccaactagctaggttccgaataataaaaccttgtttcgagctcctcttgtggatgttatcaaacgagactctcttcgcgcacgattcaacgtaatagcaatcctagcaccgctagataatgatcaccactacccaatatacctggatcgttgggttaacatttggtaagtcaaagtagtagatac
Encoded here:
- the LOC121754550 gene encoding uncharacterized protein LOC121754550, with product MEIFGKLEINLPFLQALKLPPFSRFIKDFIAGKGKADGKIVIGESVSAVIQKKRLPRKRTDPGKFTLPIVIGDVSIEHALCDLGASINVLPFSAYKRLTGVRLVDTKVLIQLGDRLCINPEGVLENVIVRVHNFLYPADFNVISMNESEVGESSGVLLGRPFLRTAKTVIDVSDGTICLDYHEEKFTFNIDEAMKKLLDIENLHSLDVITLLVQEFLEIELLQEQLEASELSDSIEKGGARR